From a region of the Triticum aestivum cultivar Chinese Spring chromosome 7D, IWGSC CS RefSeq v2.1, whole genome shotgun sequence genome:
- the LOC123166143 gene encoding probable DNA helicase MCM9 yields the protein MPPPAPHEEFEAADGEAYKYAEHEPKLAEFLCSFHSDDLRRILLHPESTLHFPLVIDFAELLDFDPGLAKILYNDPKGFLPAFDIAAQGAQSEVLRILRKGEALGNPDELRPAAVQKGFVHVRVNVCGSPLEFPESSPSIGKVRVKHRGILLTLKGTVIRSGGVKMIEGEREYQCRKCNHRFPCYPELEAGNRITLPASCPSMRSKGCQSASFQLIGDSITCHDYQEIKIQESVQLLDVGSIPRSMPVILMDDLVDLVKAGDDVIVTGILSAKWSSDVKDVRCNLDPMFIANYVRRTNELKSGIDIPEEIIKDFELFWAENRATPLEGRNKILKGICPQIFGLFTVKLAVALTLIGGVQHVDPSGTKVRGEPHMLLVGDPGTGKSQFLKFAAKLSNRSVITTGLGSTSAGLTVTAVKDGGEWMLEAGALVLADGGLCCIDEFDSMREHDRTTIHEAMEQQTISVAKAGLVTTLSTRTTVFGATNPKGQYDSNESLSVNTTLSGPLLSRFDIVLVLLDKKNPKLDGIISSHILAQSTKAEENKASDAAVKSTQPLGIKEWTLPCLRRYIHYVKQRFKPVLTKEAESVISGYYQLQRRDGTHNAARTTVRMLESLIRLAQAHARLMFRNEVTRLDAIAAILCIESSMTTSAIIDGDGNALNSNFQENPDQEYIKEEQKIRDKLGDYLY from the exons atgccgccgccggcgccgcacgAGGAGTTCGAGGCCGCCGACGGCGAGGCATACAAGTACGCAGAGCACGAGCCTAAGCTCGCCGAGTTCCTCTGCAGTTTCCACTCCGACGACCTCCGCCGCATCCTCCTCCACCCCGAGTCCACGCTCCACTTCCCCCTCGTCATCGA CTTCGCGGAGCTCCTGGACTTCGACCCCGGCTTGGCCAAAATACTCTACAACGACCCCAAGGGCTTCCTCCCCGCCTTCGACATCGCCGCTCAGGGCGCCCAG AGCGAGGTGTTGCGCATCCTCCGAAAGGGCGAGGCGTTGGGTAATCCGGACGAGTTGAGGCCCGCTGCCGTGCAGAAGGGGTTCGTGCACGTGCGCGTCAACGTCTGCGGGTCGCCACTGGAATTCCCTG AGTCGTCGCCGAGCATAGGGAAGGTGAGGGTGAAGCATAGGGGGATTCTGCTGACATTGAAGGGGACTGTGATCAGATCAGGCGGTGTGAAGATGATCGAGGGCGAGCGGGAGTATCAATGCAGGAAATGCAACCACAG GTTTCCCTGCTATCCTGAGCTAGAGGCTGGGAATCGTATAACTCTACCTGCATCTTGCCCATCCATG AGATCAAAAGGTTGTCAAAGTGCTTCTTTCCAATTGATAGGAGATAGCATAACCTGTCATGATTATCAGGAAATAAAAATCCAAGAAAGCGTGCAACTTCTGGATGTTGGGTCTATACCCCGTTCCATGCCTGTGATTTTGATGGATGACCTTGTTGATCTTGTTAAAGCTGGAG ATGATGTCATTGTTACGGGTATATTATCTGCAAAGTGGTCCTCTGATGTTAAGGATGTGCGTTGCAACCTTGATCCTATGTTTATTGCCAATTATGTGAG GAGAACTAATGAGCTGAAGTCTGGTATAGACATCCCTGAGGAAATTATCAAGGATTTTGAGCTTTTCTGGGCAGAAAACAGAGCTACTCCACTAGAAG GAAGAAATAAAATCTTGAAAGGCATTTGTCCTCAGATTTTTGGGTTATTCACGGTAAAGCTTGCAG TTGCTCTTACATTGATTGGTGGAGTGCAGCATGTTGATCCTTCTGGAACAAAGGTTCGTGGCGAACCACATATGCTTCTTGTTGGTGATCCAG GTACTGGTAAATCCCAGTTTTTGAAGTTTGCTGCTAAATTGAGCAACCGTTCTGTGATTACAACTGGTCTTGGAAGTACCAGTGCTGGTTTGACTGTGACTGCTGTCAAGGATGGAG GTGAGTGGATGCTTGAGGCTGGTGCCCTTGTTCTGGCTGATGGTGGTTTGTGCTGCATAGACGAATTTGATAG TATGCGAGAGCATGACAGGACAACAATACATGAAGCCATGGAACAACAAACAATAAGCGTTGCAAAG GCTGGACTGGTGACAACACTCAGTACAAGGACTACTGTCTTTGGTGCCACTAATCCAAAAGGACAATATGATTCAAATGAAT CCTTATCCGTGAATACAACACTTTCAGGACCATTGCTGAGTAGATTTGATATAGTTCTTGTTCTCTTGGATAAAAAGAACCCTAAGTTGGATGGTATAATTTCATCTCATATATTAGCTCAG AGCACCAAAGCAGAAGAAAACAAGGCCAGTGACGCTGCCGTAAAAAGCACCCAACCTTTGGGTATAAAAGAGTGGACACTCCCCTGTTTGAGAAG GTATATCCACTATGTAAAACAGCGGTTCAAACCGGTGCTGACAAAGGAAGCAGAAAGTGTTATCTCAGGCTATTATCAGCTTCAGCGGAGAGATGGAACACATAATGCAG CGAGGACAACTGTGCGTATGCTTGAGAGTTTGATAAGGCTGGCACAAG CACACGCAAGACTAATGTTCAGAAATGAGGTTACACGGCTTGATGCTATTGCTGCCATATTATGCATTGAGTCCTCCATGACAACATCTGCAATCATAGACGGTGATGGAAATGCTCTGAACTCCAATTTCCAAGAGAACCCTGATCAGGAAT ATATCAAAGAGGAGCAGAAAATCCGTGACAAGCTTGGGGATTACCTATACTAA
- the LOC123165659 gene encoding blue copper protein encodes MDSGGKCLALAALLLVSCASTAYAAKYTVGDTSGWTTGADYTTWASDKKIKVGDTLVFNYAGGAHNVAEVSAADYASCSAANALSSDGSGATTVALKTAGKHYFICGVTGHCSNGMKLVVNVAAATAASPPKASPTPDTPDTPSTTPASPSTPGATPKTPTTVLAPPAKQSESGATGLRATALAGLGAIAGLVAARLF; translated from the exons ATGGATTCTGGTGGCAAGTGTCTGGCCTTGGCCGCGCTGCTCCTCGTGAGCTGCGCGTCGACGGCGTACGCGGCGAAGTACACCGTCGGCGACACCTCCGGCTGGACCACCGGGGCGGACTACACCACCTGGGCCAGCGACAAGAAGATCAAAGTCGGCGACACCCTCG TGTTCAACTACGCCGGCGGGGCGCACAACGTGGCGGAGGTGAGCGCGGCGGACTACGCGTCGTGCTCCGCCGCGAACGCGCTCAGCAGCGACGGCAGCGGCGCCACCACCGTCGCGCTCAAGACCGCGGGGAAGCACTACTTCATctgcggcgtcaccggccactgcAGCAACGGCATGAAGCTCGTGGTcaacgtcgccgccgccaccgccgcctcgccgcccaagGCGTCCCCGACCCCGGACACCCCCGACACCCCCTCCACCACGCCGGCGTCCCCGTCCACCCCCGGCGCCACGCCCAAGACCCCCACAACCGTGCTCGCGCCCCCGGCCAAGCAGTCGGAGTCCGGCGCCACCGGGCTCAGGGCCACGGCGTTGGCCGGCCTGGGCGCCATCGCCGGGCTGGTGGCCGCGCGGCTCTTCTAG